In one Streptomyces marincola genomic region, the following are encoded:
- a CDS encoding inositol-3-phosphate synthase, giving the protein MGSVRVAIAGVGNCAASLVQGVEYYKDAAPDSRVPGLMHVQFGDYHVSDIEFVAAFDVDAKKVGIDLSDAIGASENNTIKICDVPPTGVTVQRAETHDGLGRYYRETIVESDDEPVDVVQVLKDTRADVLVCYMPVGSEEAAKYYAQCAIDAKVAFVNALPVFIAGTKEWADKFTEAGVPIVGDDIKSQVGATITHRVMAKLFEDRGVVLDRTMQLNVGGNMDFKNMLERDRLESKKISKTQAVTSQIPDRELGEKNVHIGPSDYVAWLDDRKWAYVRLEGRAFGDVPLSLEYKLEVWDSPNSAGVIIDALRAAKIAKDRGVGGPILSASSYFMKSPPVQYFDDIARENVEKFIRGEVDS; this is encoded by the coding sequence ATGGGTTCGGTTCGCGTAGCCATCGCCGGCGTGGGCAACTGCGCCGCATCGCTGGTACAGGGCGTCGAGTACTACAAGGACGCCGCCCCGGACAGCCGGGTCCCGGGCCTGATGCACGTCCAGTTCGGCGACTACCACGTCTCGGACATCGAGTTCGTCGCCGCGTTCGACGTCGACGCCAAGAAGGTCGGCATCGACCTCAGCGACGCCATCGGCGCGAGCGAGAACAACACCATCAAGATCTGCGACGTGCCCCCGACCGGCGTGACCGTGCAGCGCGCCGAGACCCACGACGGTCTCGGCCGGTACTACCGCGAGACCATCGTCGAGTCCGACGACGAGCCCGTCGACGTCGTCCAGGTCCTCAAGGACACCCGCGCCGACGTCCTCGTCTGCTACATGCCGGTCGGCTCCGAGGAGGCGGCCAAGTACTACGCGCAGTGCGCCATCGACGCGAAGGTCGCGTTCGTCAACGCGCTGCCCGTCTTCATCGCCGGCACCAAGGAGTGGGCCGACAAGTTCACCGAGGCCGGCGTGCCGATCGTCGGTGACGACATCAAGTCGCAGGTCGGCGCCACGATCACGCACCGCGTGATGGCCAAGCTGTTCGAGGACCGCGGCGTCGTCCTCGACCGCACCATGCAGCTGAACGTCGGCGGCAACATGGACTTCAAGAACATGCTGGAGCGCGACCGGCTGGAGTCCAAGAAGATCTCCAAGACGCAGGCCGTCACCTCCCAGATCCCCGACCGCGAACTGGGCGAGAAGAACGTCCACATCGGCCCGTCCGACTACGTCGCCTGGCTCGACGACCGCAAGTGGGCCTACGTCCGCCTTGAGGGCCGCGCGTTCGGCGACGTTCCGCTGAGCCTGGAGTACAAGCTGGAGGTCTGGGACTCCCCCAACTCCGCCGGCGTGATCATCGACGCGCTGCGCGCCGCGAAGATCGCCAAGGACCGCGGCGTCGGGGGCCCGATCCTCTCCGCGTCCTCCTACTTCATGAAGTCCCCGCCCGTGCAGTACTTCGACGACATCGCGCGCGAGAACGTCGAGAAGTTCATCCGCGGCGAAGTCGACAGCTGA
- a CDS encoding glycosyltransferase family 87 protein encodes MAHPNPRADVRPTEQDDVAAAGSELIGGPVGRRAGRGGGRWAPVRVIALIAIGVFALGMAQKAPCYGSGWFESATDQYTHACYSDIPHLYQGRGFADGVTPYFESIPAELSSGLKYLEYPVLTGLFMQVAAWLTPEGTSDPHPAQTYWLVNAALLMICAVVIAVCVTRTHRHRPWDGLLVAMAPALALTATINWDLLAVALTCAALLMWSRSRPLLGGVLLGLATAAKLYPILILGPIFVLCWRAGRWRAFWLAVGGAAGAWLAVNLPVLIPAREGWATFYTFSEERPVDFGSVWLIIQQRTNAELDGVNIYATALVVLGCAAITALALSAPRRPRLPQLAFLVVALFIITNKVYSPQYVLWLIPLAALARPRWRDFLIWQGGEVLYFLGVWMYLARLNGENQQGLAAGGYQLAILAHLLGTAYLCAVVVRDILRPERDPVRQDGSDDPGGGVLDGAKDVFTLRSAPTQPPAPTAFVDWGVSGRTLPTPATGRPLPPDDVSRET; translated from the coding sequence ATGGCGCATCCGAACCCGCGAGCGGACGTACGGCCCACCGAGCAAGACGACGTGGCCGCCGCCGGCAGTGAGCTGATCGGCGGCCCCGTCGGCCGGCGAGCCGGCCGCGGTGGCGGCCGGTGGGCGCCGGTCCGGGTGATCGCCCTGATCGCGATCGGTGTCTTCGCCCTCGGCATGGCGCAGAAGGCCCCCTGCTACGGCAGCGGCTGGTTCGAGAGCGCGACGGACCAGTACACCCACGCCTGCTACTCCGACATCCCGCATCTGTATCAGGGCCGCGGCTTCGCCGACGGGGTCACCCCGTACTTCGAGTCCATCCCCGCGGAGTTGTCCAGCGGGCTCAAGTACCTCGAATACCCCGTGCTCACCGGCCTGTTCATGCAGGTCGCCGCCTGGCTGACCCCCGAGGGCACGAGCGACCCGCATCCCGCGCAGACCTACTGGCTCGTGAACGCCGCTCTGCTGATGATCTGCGCCGTCGTCATCGCGGTCTGCGTGACGCGTACCCACCGGCACCGGCCCTGGGACGGCCTCCTGGTGGCCATGGCCCCCGCCCTGGCGCTGACCGCCACCATCAACTGGGACCTGCTGGCCGTCGCCCTCACCTGCGCGGCCCTGCTCATGTGGTCACGCAGCCGGCCACTGCTCGGCGGAGTGCTCCTCGGCCTCGCCACCGCGGCCAAGCTCTACCCCATCCTGATCCTCGGCCCCATCTTCGTGCTGTGCTGGCGAGCCGGACGGTGGCGCGCGTTCTGGCTCGCGGTCGGCGGAGCCGCGGGGGCCTGGCTCGCCGTCAACCTGCCGGTGCTCATCCCCGCTCGCGAGGGGTGGGCCACGTTCTACACCTTCAGCGAGGAACGGCCCGTCGACTTCGGCTCGGTGTGGCTGATCATTCAGCAACGGACCAACGCGGAGCTCGACGGCGTGAACATCTACGCCACCGCCCTGGTCGTGCTGGGCTGCGCGGCCATCACCGCGCTCGCCCTCAGCGCACCGCGCCGACCGCGCCTCCCGCAACTCGCCTTTCTCGTCGTCGCCCTGTTCATCATCACCAACAAGGTCTACTCGCCGCAGTACGTGCTGTGGCTGATCCCGCTCGCCGCGCTCGCCCGACCGCGCTGGCGTGACTTCCTCATCTGGCAGGGCGGCGAGGTCCTGTACTTCCTCGGCGTCTGGATGTACCTGGCCCGTCTCAACGGGGAGAACCAGCAGGGTCTCGCCGCAGGCGGCTACCAACTCGCGATCCTCGCGCACCTGTTGGGCACCGCCTACCTGTGCGCGGTCGTCGTGCGGGACATCCTGAGGCCGGAACGCGACCCCGTGCGCCAGGACGGCTCCGACGACCCGGGCGGCGGCGTCCTCGACGGCGCGAAGGACGTCTTCACCCTTCGCTCCGCACCGACGCAGCCGCCGGCCCCCACCGCGTTCGTCGACTGGGGCGTCTCCGGGCGCACACTGCCCACCCCCGCCACCGGCCGCCCTCTTCCCCCGGATGACGTTTCACGTGAAACATGA
- a CDS encoding PadR family transcriptional regulator: MSRRSGVLEFAVLGLLRESPMHGYELRKRLNTSLGVFRAFSYGSLYPCLKTLVQQGWLTEETGHSPDDPRATPLSNRRAKIVYRLTADGKERFEELLGQTGPDAWEDEHFGVRFAFFGQTSRDVRMRVLEGRRSRLEERLAKMRASMARTREKLDAYTLELQRHGMESVEREVRWLNELIESEREGRPHRASPQDRAPGEPDGIQGRHRAGSSEDDTTT; the protein is encoded by the coding sequence GTGAGCAGGCGCTCAGGTGTCCTGGAGTTCGCCGTTCTCGGGCTCCTGCGCGAGTCCCCGATGCACGGGTACGAGCTGCGCAAGCGGCTCAACACCTCGCTGGGCGTCTTCAGGGCGTTCAGCTACGGCTCCCTCTACCCCTGCCTGAAGACACTGGTGCAACAGGGCTGGCTCACCGAGGAGACGGGCCACAGCCCGGACGACCCCCGGGCCACCCCGCTCTCCAACCGCCGGGCGAAGATCGTCTACCGGCTCACGGCCGACGGCAAGGAGCGCTTCGAGGAACTGCTGGGCCAGACCGGCCCGGACGCCTGGGAGGACGAGCACTTCGGTGTCCGCTTCGCCTTCTTCGGCCAAACCTCGCGGGACGTGCGCATGCGCGTCCTCGAAGGCCGCCGCAGCCGGCTGGAGGAGCGCCTCGCCAAGATGCGCGCCTCCATGGCCCGCACGCGGGAGAAGCTCGACGCCTACACGCTGGAGTTGCAGCGGCATGGCATGGAGTCGGTGGAACGCGAAGTCCGCTGGCTCAACGAGCTGATCGAGAGCGAACGCGAGGGGCGCCCGCACCGCGCCTCCCCGCAGGACAGGGCCCCGGGAGAGCCGGACGGCATCCAGGGGCGCCACCGGGCGGGGTCGTCCGAGGACGACACCACCACCTGA
- a CDS encoding transglycosylase domain-containing protein: protein MQRGGGRRRAAETASAAEGAARSGRRRAEAARKKRFIDYPRSGYSGLRRWVPSWKQMLGSTLAFFVMLFGLVGLAYALTEVPDPNDVAVQETNVYYWADGERMVVSGESNINRQRLALKDMPVAMQDSVISAENASFRTDPGIDIMGIGRAVLNMARGGDVQSGSTITQQYVKNMYLTQDQTIERKARELLLSVKVGAQFTKDEILEGYLNTSDFGRGALGIQAAAQAYYGKDAHELTDSECAFLAALLKGPALYDPFIGGDGGEVNDTNPENLERAESRWSWILERRATVGDLDQADYEAILAEGFPMPEPPTPAMEKAGQIGYLTNLADQFLISQGAVTREELNKGGYQIHTTFDRHLMDDMEAAVEEVRDANIDPEARDEDRHVQFGGAAVIPGDGAIVAIYGGEDYTQHFVNNADNPGAQVGSTFKPFVLAAAMRDGVRDPDGPVEQAREQRTQVSPESLYRSEDMLPILNYNGDPVVVENAETGEEEPWLQANFEGKDQGDITIREAMEVSANVPFVQLGMDVGPATVSVAAEDAGLLPDSLGRADDTVPTFALGVSTPGPIRMATAYATFAASGEQADPYSVTHAENSRSGWEWSYESETEQVFDSAIADTVTDVLTEVVEGDQGSGRDVRPLGRPVAAKTGTTDDNRSAWFVGYTPQMSTAIGMWRMPDSQEELVGDEQMGFMSMYGTAGERRINGGSLPLDVWLAFMQQAMEGKEIQDFPTPPDPSQLGVEHRGTGVEPPTEEPTEEPTEEPTEEPTEEPTTEEPTEEPTQPTEEPTTEEPTEEPTQTCAPWDITCDDDNSTGGPGGPGGPGEPSGDPTEPTPDPDPTDDGDWFGR from the coding sequence ATGCAGCGCGGCGGAGGCCGCCGCCGCGCGGCCGAAACGGCGAGCGCGGCGGAGGGCGCCGCCCGCTCCGGGCGGCGGCGCGCCGAGGCGGCCAGGAAGAAGCGCTTCATCGACTATCCACGGTCCGGCTACAGCGGCCTGCGCCGCTGGGTGCCCTCGTGGAAGCAGATGCTCGGGTCGACGCTGGCCTTCTTCGTGATGCTGTTCGGCCTCGTCGGCCTGGCGTACGCCCTGACCGAGGTGCCCGACCCCAACGATGTCGCCGTCCAGGAGACCAACGTCTACTACTGGGCGGACGGCGAGCGGATGGTCGTCTCCGGTGAGAGCAACATCAACCGGCAGCGGCTCGCCCTGAAGGACATGCCGGTGGCGATGCAGGACTCGGTGATCTCCGCGGAGAACGCCAGTTTCCGCACCGACCCGGGCATCGACATCATGGGCATCGGCCGCGCCGTGCTGAACATGGCGCGCGGCGGCGATGTGCAGTCGGGTTCGACGATCACGCAGCAGTACGTCAAGAACATGTACCTCACCCAGGACCAGACGATCGAGCGCAAGGCGCGCGAGCTGCTGCTCTCGGTCAAGGTGGGGGCCCAGTTCACCAAGGACGAGATCCTTGAGGGCTACCTCAACACCTCGGACTTCGGCCGCGGCGCCCTGGGCATCCAGGCCGCGGCGCAGGCGTACTACGGCAAGGACGCCCACGAACTCACCGACAGCGAGTGCGCGTTCCTCGCCGCCCTGCTGAAGGGCCCCGCGCTGTACGACCCGTTCATCGGGGGCGACGGCGGCGAGGTCAACGACACCAACCCGGAGAATCTTGAGCGTGCCGAGTCCCGCTGGTCGTGGATTCTCGAACGCCGGGCCACGGTCGGCGACCTCGACCAGGCGGACTACGAGGCCATCCTCGCCGAAGGCTTCCCCATGCCGGAGCCGCCGACCCCGGCGATGGAGAAGGCCGGGCAGATCGGCTACCTCACCAACCTCGCCGACCAGTTCCTGATCAGCCAGGGCGCGGTGACGCGTGAGGAGCTGAACAAGGGCGGCTACCAGATCCACACCACGTTCGACCGGCACCTGATGGACGACATGGAGGCGGCCGTCGAGGAGGTGCGCGACGCCAACATCGACCCCGAGGCGCGGGACGAGGACCGGCACGTGCAGTTCGGCGGCGCCGCGGTGATCCCCGGCGACGGCGCGATCGTGGCCATCTACGGCGGCGAGGACTACACCCAGCACTTCGTGAACAACGCGGACAACCCGGGCGCCCAGGTCGGGTCCACGTTCAAGCCGTTCGTCCTGGCGGCGGCCATGCGGGACGGCGTGCGCGATCCGGACGGTCCGGTCGAGCAGGCCAGGGAGCAGCGCACCCAGGTCTCCCCCGAGAGCCTGTACCGCAGCGAGGACATGCTGCCGATCTTGAACTACAACGGCGACCCGGTCGTCGTCGAGAACGCGGAGACGGGCGAGGAAGAGCCCTGGCTCCAGGCCAACTTCGAGGGCAAGGACCAGGGCGACATCACCATCCGCGAGGCCATGGAGGTCTCCGCCAACGTCCCGTTCGTGCAACTGGGCATGGATGTCGGCCCCGCGACCGTCAGCGTCGCGGCCGAGGACGCCGGCCTGCTGCCCGACAGCCTCGGTCGGGCCGACGACACGGTGCCGACCTTCGCGCTCGGTGTCTCGACCCCGGGACCGATCCGGATGGCGACGGCCTACGCGACCTTCGCCGCCAGCGGCGAGCAGGCCGACCCGTACTCGGTGACCCACGCGGAGAACAGCCGCTCGGGCTGGGAGTGGTCCTACGAGTCCGAGACCGAGCAGGTCTTCGACTCCGCGATCGCCGACACCGTCACCGACGTGCTCACCGAGGTCGTCGAGGGCGACCAGGGCAGCGGCCGTGACGTGCGGCCCCTGGGCCGGCCGGTCGCCGCCAAGACCGGCACCACCGACGACAACAGGAGCGCCTGGTTCGTCGGCTACACGCCGCAGATGTCCACGGCCATCGGCATGTGGCGCATGCCCGACTCCCAGGAGGAGCTCGTCGGCGACGAGCAGATGGGCTTCATGTCGATGTACGGCACGGCGGGAGAGCGTCGGATCAACGGTGGCTCGCTGCCGCTCGACGTCTGGCTCGCGTTCATGCAGCAGGCGATGGAAGGCAAGGAGATCCAGGACTTCCCGACGCCGCCCGACCCCTCGCAGCTCGGTGTGGAGCACCGCGGTACCGGCGTCGAGCCGCCGACGGAGGAGCCGACGGAGGAGCCGACCGAGGAACCGACGGAGGAGCCGACGGAGGAACCGACGACGGAGGAGCCGACCGAGGAACCGACGCAGCCGACGGAGGAGCCGACGACGGAGGAGCCGACCGAGGAGCCGACGCAGACCTGCGCTCCGTGGGACATCACCTGCGACGACGACAACTCGACCGGCGGCCCGGGTGGACCTGGCGGGCCCGGTGAGCCCTCGGGTGACCCGACCGAGCCGACGCCGGATCCGGACCCCACGGATGACGGCGACTGGTTCGGTCGCTGA
- a CDS encoding alanine racemase: MALTLYVDTGRWRAHQRSILADFPGLVPVCKGNGYGFGHDRLADEVAMMGLDTIAVGTTYEAAAMKDRFSGDILVLTPYRRTEEPVPLPDRVVRSASSVDGVYGLVGSRVVVEVMSTMRRHGVSPSDLGKLQAALDDVRLEGFAIHLPLDRTDGTDAVEEVIEWMDRLRAARLPLDTMFVSHLTADQLRRLRQQFPQTTFRARIGTRLWLGDHGATEYRGAVLDVTPVGKGDRFGYRQQKAPGDGWLAVVAGGTSHGVGLEAPKALHGMTSRAKGMARASLATVNRNLSPFVWDGKQRWFAEPPHMQVSILFVPAESQGPKVGDEFKAILRHTTTQVDRLVDE, encoded by the coding sequence ATGGCGCTCACCCTTTACGTCGACACCGGCCGCTGGCGGGCGCACCAGCGGTCGATTCTGGCCGATTTCCCGGGTCTGGTGCCCGTGTGCAAGGGCAACGGCTACGGTTTCGGCCACGACCGGCTCGCCGACGAGGTGGCCATGATGGGCCTCGACACGATCGCGGTGGGGACCACGTACGAGGCCGCGGCCATGAAGGACCGCTTCAGCGGCGACATCCTGGTGCTGACTCCGTACCGGCGCACGGAGGAGCCCGTTCCGCTCCCCGACCGGGTGGTCCGTTCGGCATCGTCGGTCGACGGCGTGTACGGGCTCGTCGGGTCGCGGGTCGTGGTCGAGGTGATGAGCACGATGCGGCGGCACGGCGTGTCGCCCTCCGACCTCGGCAAGCTCCAGGCCGCGTTGGACGACGTGCGCCTTGAGGGCTTCGCCATCCACCTGCCGCTCGACCGCACGGACGGCACGGACGCGGTCGAGGAGGTCATCGAGTGGATGGACCGGCTGCGCGCGGCCAGGCTGCCGCTCGACACGATGTTCGTGAGCCACCTGACGGCGGACCAACTCCGGCGGCTGCGCCAGCAGTTCCCGCAGACGACGTTCCGGGCGCGGATCGGGACCCGGCTGTGGCTCGGTGACCACGGCGCCACCGAGTACCGGGGCGCGGTGCTGGACGTGACGCCGGTCGGCAAGGGCGACCGCTTCGGCTACCGGCAGCAGAAGGCGCCGGGGGACGGGTGGCTCGCGGTGGTCGCGGGCGGCACGTCGCACGGCGTGGGCCTTGAGGCCCCGAAGGCGCTGCACGGCATGACCTCGCGCGCCAAGGGCATGGCGCGGGCGAGCCTGGCCACGGTGAACCGGAACCTGTCGCCGTTCGTGTGGGACGGCAAGCAGCGGTGGTTCGCGGAGCCGCCGCACATGCAGGTGTCGATCCTGTTCGTGCCCGCCGAGTCCCAGGGGCCCAAGGTGGGTGACGAGTTCAAGGCGATCCTGCGGCACACGACGACCCAGGTGGACCGCCTGGTCGACGAGTGA
- a CDS encoding MFS transporter yields the protein MKHEPAARTSTLVDLRALLRFPGFRKLLTVRLLSQFSDGVFQVGLATYVVFSPEQETSPADIAAAMAVLLLPYSLLGPFAGVLLDRLRRRQVLLYGNALRAALAIGTCVLVISEVPDWLFYLSALSVTAVNRFVLAGLSAGLPRVVDRERLVVANSLSPTAGTLAATVGGGAAFVVQLFGASQGVEDALALGLAGVLYVLAGLSALRMHRDLLGPEPDAVRPKLTAALASTARGLAAGLRHLADRRQAAWTLSALGLMRFCYGALLVTVLMLCRHAWTNGAEDGDGLAWLGMAVAVSGAGFFVAALISPWMVARWGTLGWFVLCAALAAVLVPALGLWFRPVPVMVAAFVLGLATQGSKIVTDTVVQSSVDDAYRGRVFALYDMLFNIAFVAAAGLAALMLPPDGRSAVLLIMVSALYALTALAVHGLRRRTVSRETVSVAVG from the coding sequence GTGAAACATGAACCTGCCGCGCGCACCTCGACCCTGGTCGACCTGCGCGCGCTGCTGCGCTTCCCCGGCTTTCGGAAGCTGTTGACCGTCCGGCTGCTGTCGCAGTTCTCCGACGGCGTCTTCCAAGTCGGTCTCGCCACCTACGTGGTCTTCTCACCCGAGCAGGAGACCTCGCCCGCCGACATCGCCGCCGCCATGGCGGTACTGCTCCTGCCGTACTCCCTGCTCGGCCCGTTCGCCGGAGTCCTGCTCGACCGCCTGCGGCGTCGTCAGGTACTGCTCTACGGCAACGCGCTGCGCGCCGCGCTGGCCATCGGCACGTGCGTCCTGGTGATCAGCGAGGTACCGGACTGGCTCTTCTATCTCTCCGCCCTCTCCGTCACCGCGGTCAATCGTTTCGTCCTCGCCGGCCTCTCCGCCGGTCTGCCGCGCGTCGTGGACCGTGAACGACTCGTGGTGGCGAACTCCCTGTCCCCCACGGCCGGGACGCTCGCCGCCACGGTCGGCGGTGGCGCCGCCTTCGTCGTCCAACTCTTCGGCGCCAGCCAGGGGGTCGAGGACGCGCTGGCGCTCGGCCTGGCGGGAGTGCTCTACGTCCTGGCCGGCCTGTCCGCGCTGCGTATGCACCGGGACCTGCTCGGTCCCGAGCCCGATGCCGTGCGGCCGAAGCTGACCGCTGCGCTCGCCAGTACCGCGCGCGGTCTGGCCGCCGGACTGCGGCACCTTGCGGACCGGCGGCAGGCCGCCTGGACCCTGAGCGCCCTCGGCCTGATGCGTTTCTGCTACGGCGCGCTGCTCGTGACCGTTCTCATGCTGTGCCGTCACGCCTGGACGAACGGCGCCGAGGACGGCGACGGCTTGGCGTGGCTGGGGATGGCGGTCGCCGTGTCGGGGGCCGGCTTCTTCGTCGCCGCGCTGATCTCCCCGTGGATGGTGGCTCGGTGGGGCACGCTCGGCTGGTTCGTGCTGTGCGCCGCGCTGGCCGCGGTCCTGGTGCCGGCCCTCGGCCTCTGGTTCCGGCCGGTGCCCGTCATGGTCGCGGCCTTCGTCCTCGGGCTGGCGACTCAGGGATCGAAGATCGTCACCGATACGGTCGTGCAGTCCTCGGTCGATGACGCCTACCGAGGGCGCGTCTTCGCCCTGTACGACATGCTGTTCAACATCGCCTTCGTCGCCGCCGCGGGACTCGCCGCGTTGATGCTGCCGCCGGACGGGCGCTCGGCCGTCCTCCTCATCATGGTCTCGGCGCTCTACGCTCTCACCGCTCTGGCCGTGCACGGGCTGCGCCGC